A single genomic interval of Rhodanobacteraceae bacterium harbors:
- a CDS encoding Spy/CpxP family protein refolding chaperone: MIRRSLLALTLVAGLTSAHHAVAGPFFNRVQAPSAQELGLDASQQAAWEQIQAQTLAFRKATLSSIEAELAETRVALADPDVDLRAIGADYQTIALTALMEQRQLRDQRLAFYDSLNPSQQAQVRGFLIQATEQAERALQAIAVLQGRD; this comes from the coding sequence ATGATTCGCAGAAGCTTGTTGGCCCTGACGCTGGTCGCCGGACTGACCAGCGCCCACCACGCCGTCGCCGGCCCATTCTTCAACCGCGTCCAGGCGCCCTCAGCCCAGGAACTGGGCCTGGATGCCTCGCAGCAGGCGGCCTGGGAACAGATCCAGGCGCAGACCCTGGCCTTTCGCAAAGCCACCCTGAGTTCGATCGAGGCTGAACTGGCTGAGACCAGGGTGGCACTGGCCGATCCCGATGTCGATCTTCGCGCCATCGGTGCCGACTACCAAACCATCGCACTCACGGCGCTGATGGAACAGCGCCAGCTGCGCGACCAGCGACTGGCCTTCTACGACAGCCTCAATCCCTCCCAGCAGGCACAGGTGCGCGGATTCCTGATCCAGGCTACCGAACAGGCCGAACGCGCTCTGCAGGCGATCGCCGTGTTGCAGGGCCGCGACTGA
- the ompR gene encoding two-component system response regulator OmpR translates to MDKERILLVDDDPGLRDLLTRYLGREGFDVKAVADGVQARRTLDQGHFELIVLDLMLPGDDGLTLLRRWRAEGVPTPVIMLTAKGDEIDRIVGLELGADDYVPKPCNPRELLARMRAVLRRASGAAVPGAPGDADATLQFGRCRLDAAARTLSRDGQTHRLTSGEYALLSALARHPRVPLTRDRLISLARGRDSDPFERSIDVAISKLRRMIEDDPKAPRHIQTVWGHGYVFVPD, encoded by the coding sequence ATGGACAAGGAACGAATCCTGTTGGTGGACGATGATCCGGGTTTGCGCGATCTGCTGACGCGCTATCTCGGTCGAGAGGGCTTTGACGTCAAGGCGGTGGCCGATGGCGTGCAGGCCAGACGTACACTGGATCAAGGGCATTTTGAACTGATCGTGCTGGATCTGATGCTGCCCGGCGACGATGGTCTGACCCTGTTGCGGCGCTGGCGCGCCGAGGGTGTGCCGACGCCGGTGATCATGCTCACCGCCAAGGGCGACGAGATCGATCGCATTGTCGGACTGGAACTGGGCGCCGATGACTACGTGCCCAAGCCCTGCAATCCACGCGAGCTGCTCGCCCGCATGCGTGCGGTGTTGCGACGGGCTTCGGGCGCCGCGGTGCCGGGCGCGCCCGGCGATGCCGATGCCACCTTGCAGTTCGGCCGCTGCCGTCTGGATGCTGCCGCGCGCACGCTGAGCAGGGACGGCCAGACTCACCGCCTGACCAGCGGCGAGTACGCGCTGCTGAGCGCGCTCGCCCGGCATCCGCGGGTGCCGTTGACCCGCGATCGTCTGATCAGTCTGGCCCGCGGCCGCGACAGCGATCCCTTCGAGCGCTCGATTGACGTGGCCATCTCCAAGCTGCGGCGCATGATCGAGGACGATCCCAAGGCCCCACGGCATATTCAGACGGTCTGGGGACATGGCTATGTCTTTGTCCCGGACTGA
- a CDS encoding HAMP domain-containing histidine kinase, which translates to MSLSRTEAAGGWRTAHLLLAALLGFLLVLSTAALLLLHYSAMQPSVRQVGLPIVTVANLADASSAAQTRAALERQGIVRQAQPPQARRLLPVPFLSALAAYLHEQTGRQVQIEYGEDGRTRMWLSSPLGDWIGVPLESLRTLVARFAVLVILMALMLALAAAWWLSRRLAGPIEHLANVAARLPEPVAADQFRVQGPREVRLLGGRLADALGRIEQQRRERDLLLAGLSHDLRTPLMRLLLRVDLIDGIAEEERGAIGAEIAELDRRIDRFIEHARTGAEEPTIKVDLKRLLDAAIAASRLRGYDWRADLADAAWVRGQPGVLARLLDNLIDNAEQHGTAPFALTLLCDGDQAAHWRLRIENAMAEPVSERSSPTPHRGFGLALCKHIAEAHGGGLRTDQDSQRFMVELNLPQVVAARP; encoded by the coding sequence ATGTCTTTGTCCCGGACTGAGGCGGCTGGGGGCTGGCGCACCGCGCATCTGCTGCTGGCGGCCCTGCTCGGCTTCCTGTTGGTCCTGAGCACTGCCGCATTGCTGCTGCTGCACTATTCGGCGATGCAGCCCTCGGTGCGACAGGTGGGTCTGCCGATCGTGACCGTGGCCAATCTGGCCGATGCCAGCAGCGCCGCGCAGACCCGTGCCGCCCTGGAGCGTCAGGGCATCGTCCGCCAAGCACAGCCGCCGCAGGCTCGGAGACTCTTGCCGGTACCCTTTCTGTCAGCCTTGGCAGCCTACTTGCACGAACAGACCGGTCGTCAGGTCCAGATCGAATACGGCGAGGACGGTCGTACCCGGATGTGGCTCAGCAGCCCACTCGGCGACTGGATCGGCGTGCCCCTGGAATCCTTGCGTACGCTGGTGGCGCGTTTCGCGGTGCTGGTGATCCTGATGGCGCTGATGCTGGCGTTGGCTGCCGCCTGGTGGCTGTCGCGACGCCTGGCCGGCCCTATCGAGCATCTGGCGAACGTGGCCGCGCGTCTGCCCGAGCCGGTCGCTGCCGACCAGTTCCGGGTCCAGGGTCCGCGCGAGGTGCGACTACTCGGCGGACGTCTGGCCGATGCGCTGGGTCGCATCGAGCAACAGCGCCGCGAGCGCGATCTGCTGCTGGCCGGACTCAGCCACGATCTGCGCACGCCACTGATGCGCCTCTTGCTCCGCGTCGACCTGATTGACGGCATCGCTGAAGAGGAACGAGGCGCGATCGGCGCTGAAATCGCGGAACTGGATCGGCGCATCGATCGCTTCATCGAGCATGCCCGCACCGGGGCTGAGGAGCCGACGATCAAGGTCGATCTGAAACGGCTGCTTGACGCGGCCATTGCAGCCAGTCGCTTACGGGGCTACGACTGGAGGGCCGACCTGGCCGATGCGGCCTGGGTGCGTGGGCAGCCAGGCGTGCTGGCGCGTTTGCTCGACAATCTGATCGACAACGCCGAGCAGCATGGCACCGCTCCCTTCGCGCTGACGCTGCTATGCGATGGCGATCAGGCCGCCCACTGGCGACTGCGCATCGAAAACGCCATGGCGGAGCCGGTTTCCGAGCGAAGTTCGCCGACACCCCATCGGGGATTCGGTCTGGCACTGTGCAAGCACATCGCCGAAGCCCACGGCGGTGGATTGCGCACCGATCAGGACTCGCAGCGATTCATGGTCGAGCTGAACCTCCCGCAAGTCGTTGCTGCAAGGCCTTGA